The following coding sequences are from one Neurospora crassa OR74A linkage group I, whole genome shotgun sequence window:
- the vma-13 gene encoding vacuolar ATPase subunit H, with the protein MSLDPPTYLASLQSNIRQRPIPWDGAVRAGTLTEEQLAKIRAVDKVKRDVRRQVIEANLDGYKTLFAGNNGQRSVLELASKRPDVCQYLLVLLSDLLDDVPALSKAFFQSEDSNPYKNILPLLAHSTNTEDPIPLLTSIVLVRLMAGSRDESTATAEKALPMLFSYLGSLTKNSDAGLQDIGVQEYSQLLYSRVCRQQFWKQRSETVGPLIDILRAAAGISGGDASANLWSGTTAPPRSGFEASVGGGVGLQLLYHVLLVLWQLSFEAADIGDDLNNEYDIVLLYTHLLRLSPKEKTTRLVIATLYNLLSNNQNSLLPTAVLARLPQLLQNLSSRQFTDPDLVEDRDKLRELVEEYTKTKTTFDEYVAEVNSGHLRWSPPHRSSVFWAENARKILDYENGEIVRKLAEIMQKPWENDKAVLAIACNDVGCLVREVPEKRSQLERYGLKRRIMELMGEADENVRWESLRALGGWLQYSFDTK; encoded by the exons ATGTCCCTTGATCCGCCAACCTATCTTGCGTCGCTGCAAAGCAATATCCGTCAACGGCCAATCCCGTGGGATGGCGCCGTCCGCGCAGGCACTCTGACGGAGGAGCAGCTAGCAAAGATCCGGGCTGTCGACAAAGTTAAACGGGATGTGCGCAGACAAGTCATCGAGGCCAACCTGGATGGATACAAGACACTCTTTGCTGGCAATAATGGACAGAGGAGCGTACTGGAATTGGCATCCAAGCGACCAGACGTGTGCCAGTACCTCCTCGTCTTGCTCAGCGACTTGCTAGACG ATGTTCCCGCTCTATCGAAAGCTTTTTTCCAGTCTGAAGATTCTAATCCCTACAAGAACATCCTGCCGCTTCTTGCGCATTCGACCAACACCGAAGACCCAATTCCTCTTCTGACCTCTATAGTTCTCGTCCGTCTCATGGCTGGCTCCAGAGATGAATCCACAGCTACCGCAGAGAAGGCATTGCCCATGCTATTTAGCTATCTTGGTTCCCTAACCAAGAACTCGGATGCCGGACTGCAGGATATTGGCGTTCAAGAGTACTCGCAACTTCTCTACAGCCGTGTCTGCAGGCAGCAATTCTGGAAGCAACGCAGCGAGACGGTCGGGCCGCTGATCGACATTCTacgtgctgctgctggtatTTCCGGCGGCGATGCCTCAGCAAATCTGTGGAGTGGGACTACCGCCCCCCCAAGGAGCGGTTTCGAAGCCTCAGTTGGTGGCGGAGTCGGTCTACAGCTCCTCTACCATGTGCTTCTTGTCCTGTGGCAGTTGAGTTTCGAGGCTGCGGATATCGGTGATGATTTGAACAA TGAATACGACATTGTGCTGCTCTATACCCACCTTCTCCGACTTTCGCCAAAGGAAAAGACGACGCGACTCGTCATCGCAACGCTTTACAATTTGCTGTCGAATAATCAGAACTCTCTCCTCCCTACCGCCGTGCTGGCTCGCCTCCCCCAGTTGCTGCAGAACCTTTCGAGCCGGCAGTTTACGGATCCAGATCTAGTTGAAGACCGAGACAAGCTGCGGGAGCTTGTTGAAGAGTACACCAAGACCAAAACGACGTTTGACGAGTACGTCGCCGAAGTCAACTCGGGTCATCTCAGATGGTCACCTCCTCATCGCAGCTCTGTCTTTTGGGCGGAAAATGCTCGCAAGATTCTGGACTACGAAAATGGCGAGATTGTGCGCAAGCTGGCCGAAATCATGCAGAAACCTTGGGAGAACGACAAGGCGGTGCTGGCGATTGCATGCAACGACGTCGGCTGCTTAGTTCGCGAAGTACCCGAGAAGCGGAGCCAGCTGGAGAGATATGGTCTCAAAAGACGAATCATGGAGTTAATGGGCGAAGCTGATGAAAATGTCCGGTGGGAGAGCCTGCGTGCTCTTGGTGGATGGTTGCAGTACAGCTTTGACACCAAGTGA
- a CDS encoding 60S ribosomal protein L9 encodes MRYIHSEETLEVPENVKVSIKSRIVTVEGPRGKLVKDLSHIAVNFSVIKKGVIGLEIHHGNRKNVAALRTVRTIINNLIIGVTKGFKYKMRYVYAHFPINVNVEKNAETGNFEVEIRNFIGEKIVRRVVMQPGVDVEISKAQKDELVLSGNSLEGVSQSAADIQQICRVRNKDIRKFLDGIYVSEKGNIVEDQ; translated from the exons ATGCGCTACATCCACAGTGAGGAGACCCTGGAGGTCCCTGAGAACG TCAAGGTCTCGATCAAGTCCAGGATCGTTACCGTCGAGGGCCCCCGTGGCAAGCTCGTTAAGGACCTCAGCCACATCGCCGTCAACTTCTCCGTCATCAAGAAGGGCGTCATCGGTCTCGAGATTCACCATGGCAACCGCAAGAACGTTGCCGCTCTCCGTACCGTccgcaccatcatcaacaacttgATCATCGGTGTCACCAAGGGCTTCAAGTACAAGATGCGCTACGTCTATGCCCATTTCCCCATCAACGTCAACGTTGAGAAGAACGCCGAGACTGGCAACTTCGAGGTCGAGATCCG CAACTTCATTGGCGAGAAGATCGTCCGCCGCGTCGTTATGCAGCCCGGTGTCGATGTCGAGATCTCCAAGGCCCAGAAGGATGAGCTTGTCCTCTCTGGCAACTCCCTCGAGGGTGTCTCCCAGTCCGCTGCTGATATCCAGCAGATCTGCCGGGTGCGCAACAAGGATATCCGTAAG TTCCTTGACGGTATCTACGTCTCCGAGAAGGGCAACATTGTCGAGGACCAGTAA
- a CDS encoding vacuolar protein sorting protein 26, with amino-acid sequence MSYFFATPVDIDIVLDDADERSMVDVKLDKNRREKAPLYMDGESVKGAVTVRPKDGKRLEHTGIKVQFIGTIEMFFDRGNHYEFLSLVQELAAPGELQHPQTFDFNFRNVEKQYESYNGINVKLRYFVRVTVSRRMADVIREKDIWVYSYRIPPEMNSSIKMDVGIEDCLHIEFEYSKSKYHLKDVIVGRIYFLLVRLKIKHMELSIIRRETTGVAPNQYNESETLVRFEIMDGSPSRGETIPIRLFLGGFDLTPTFRDVNKKFSTRYYLSLVLIDEDARRYFKQSEIILYRQAPEIAAAAAAAPPGQNALPAPPPNDNRLAGIPAA; translated from the exons ATGTCGTACTTCTTTGCAACGCCGGTCGATATCGACATAGTCCTCGACGATGCTGACGAGCGATCTATGGTGGATGTCAAGCTAGACAAGAACCGGCGCGAGAAGGCTCCGCTGTATATGGACGGCGAGTCGGTCAAGGGCGCCGTGACTGTGCGGCCCAAGGATGGCAAGAGGCTGGAGCACACGGGCATCAAGGTCCAGTTTATCGGCACAATAGAGATGTTCTTCGATCGCGGGAACCACTACGAGTTCCTGTCGCTAGTGCAGGAGCTCGCGGCCCCGGGCGAGCTGCAGCACCCCCAGACATTCGACTTCAACTTCAGGAACGTGGAGAAGCAATACGAGTCGTACAACGGCATCAATGTCAAGCTGCGCTACTTTGTGCGCGTTACCGTCTCGCGCCGCATGGCCGATGTCATCCGCGAGAAGGACATCTGGGTCTACAGCTACCGCATCCCGCCCGAGATGAACAGCAGTATCAAGATGGACGTCGGCATCGAGGACTGTCTGCACATAGAATTCGAGTACAGCAAGAGCAAGTACCACCTCAAGGATGTCATCGTGGGCCGCATCTACTTCTTGCTTGTACGGCTCAAGATTAAGCACATGGAGCTCAGCATCATTCGCCGTGAAACAACGGGTGTTGCCCCGAACCAGTACAATGAGAGCGAGACCTTGGTGCGGTTTGAG ATCATGGACGGCTCACCATCAAGAGGAGAGACCATTCCCATCCGACTGTTCCTAGGCGGCTTCGATCTGACACCCACGTTCCGTGACGTCAACAAGAAGTTTTCCACAAGATACTACCTCAGTTTGGTTCTCATAGATGAAG ATGCCCGTCGGTACTTTAAACAGTCAGAGATCATCCTCTACCGACAAGCCCCTGAAATCGCAGCTGCGGCGGCTGCTGCCCCACCCGGTCAAAACGCCCTACCAGCGCCGCCTCCCAACGATAACAGGCTTGCGGGGATACCTGCTGCTTGA